Within the uncultured Draconibacterium sp. genome, the region TAATTATACCGGCCATATATTGAGTATCCGTCCGGAGGTTTCGCTTTCAAAACCGTTTGGAATATGTACCTGGATGACAACTGCCGAATTGCGTAATATGGCGATGCGTAAAATAGAGAATAAGTGATAGCATTTACTTTTTCTTCTTCTTTTTCACCTCTTTTAATTCGCGTTCGTTTTCGCGCATTAATTTTTGCCAGTTGTAATCGGTGTCTTTTGTAAAATCCAACGTTTCTTTGTAGTCCTGTTTGTCGATCTCAAGACGATGAATGTCTTTGCCTAAAAAGCTTTCAATTTCGTCGAGAATTTCACGCTCTTCTGTGCTACAGAACGAAACAGCTTTTCCTTTTTGGTTACCACGTCCTGTTCGTCCTACGCGGTGAACATAGTTTTCTGCAACTTCAGGCAAATCGTAATTAACCACAAAATCAACGTTTGGAATATCAATTCCACGGGCACTTATATCAGTAGCAATAAGTAATTTTAGTTCGCCACTTTTAAAACGCTGCATGGTTTGCTCGCGCTCTGCCTGTTCTTTGTCGCTGTGAATGGTGTCGCTTTCAATTTCAACACGCGCCATCGCTTTTTTCACACGCTCGGCGCGTACTTTTGTTCGTACAAATGCCAGAATTTTAGCTTCCGGGTTTTCCCCCACAAGCCGTTCCAGGAAAGCTCTTTTGTCATCCATTTCGATAAATGCCACCTGGTGTTCAATGGTTTTTGCCACCGGGTTTTTAGGCGATATCTGGATTCGTATAGGTTTACTTACCAATGAATAAGCCAGCTTTTTTATCTTTTTATTAATGGTTGCAGAGAAAAACAAAGTCTGCCGCTTTGAGGGAAGAAAACGTATCAGGTCGTTAATGTCGTTTATAAAACCAAGGTCGAGCATGTGATCGGCTTCGTCCAAAATCAGTGTTTTTACCCCGTGTAGCTTCAGGTGTCCCTGGCTAACCAAATCGAACAAACGACCGGGAGTAGCAACCAAAACGTCGGTACCACTTTTTAAGCGGTCGATTTGAGGATCCTGATCAACACCACCAATAATTACGGTAGTTTTAACCCCCGTATTTTTTGAAATGGAGACAAACACTTCGTTGATCTGTTTCGCCAACTCGTGTGTTGGAACCATAATCAAACAACTTATTCCCTGAACATGTTGATTCAATTTGGCCTGTTGTATATTATGAATTACAGGAATGGCAAAAGCTGCGGTCTTTCCGGTTCCGGTTTGGGCAATGGCCAAAACATCTTCGCCCCGCAATACAGGCGGAATGGCCTTAAACTGAATATCAGTAGGCCGACGGAATCCGTTCTTTGCCAGGTTGGTTTTTATAGTGTTCGATATGGAATAATCCTCGAATTTCATGAGCTGCTAATTTGCGGCAAAGATAACTGAATTTATAAAAGGAGAGACAGATGTGGGGATTGAAGGGGTGAAGGATTGAGGGATTGAAGGACTGAGACTGCAAACTGAGACTGAGCACTGAGCACTGAAAACTGAGATTGAAACTTTTCCGCTCGGTGAAACTCCGTAACTTCTCCGTGAATCTCTGTGGTAAAAATTAATTGTAAAACAGAGAAATTGCTAACTGTAAACTGATACTGAGAACTGTGACTGCAAACTGAAAACTTTCCTTTTAAAGCGTCGCCCAAATTCGCGCCAGAGAAAATCCGGGTGCTTTAATATTCAGGTCGAGGAAATAGCCAAAGGGTGTTTGTGCTGTTGTGAAATCGGCATTTTGCAGGCGTTTTTCTGCCAGATCGAAAAGTTCTTTGGTAAAATCAACCGATGCTTTC harbors:
- a CDS encoding DEAD/DEAH box helicase, with amino-acid sequence MKFEDYSISNTIKTNLAKNGFRRPTDIQFKAIPPVLRGEDVLAIAQTGTGKTAAFAIPVIHNIQQAKLNQHVQGISCLIMVPTHELAKQINEVFVSISKNTGVKTTVIIGGVDQDPQIDRLKSGTDVLVATPGRLFDLVSQGHLKLHGVKTLILDEADHMLDLGFINDINDLIRFLPSKRQTLFFSATINKKIKKLAYSLVSKPIRIQISPKNPVAKTIEHQVAFIEMDDKRAFLERLVGENPEAKILAFVRTKVRAERVKKAMARVEIESDTIHSDKEQAEREQTMQRFKSGELKLLIATDISARGIDIPNVDFVVNYDLPEVAENYVHRVGRTGRGNQKGKAVSFCSTEEREILDEIESFLGKDIHRLEIDKQDYKETLDFTKDTDYNWQKLMRENERELKEVKKKKKK